The Rhodobacter sp. genome segment GCGGGCGCCGATATGGCCGATGACTTCGGCGGCGGCAATGTTGCCCATGCGCCCGCAGGTTTCCAGCGATTGCCCGGTGGCCAGCCCATAGAGGAACCCGGCCGCGAACTGGTCGCCCGCGCCGGTGGCATCGACGGGCGTGACGCTGCGCACGGGGGCCTCGACCCGGCGGCCGTTCTGGATCAGCACCACCGGATCGCCCGAGCGCGTGCACACCACGATCCCGCATTCCTGCGCGGCCCGCGCCAGTGCGTCGTCCAGGTCGTTTTCCTCGTAGAGCGAGGTCAGCTCTTTCTCGTTGCCGATCACATAGTCCATGTCCTCGGCCACCAGCCGGCGAAAGTCGGCGCGGTGGCGGTCCACGCAGAACGGGTCGGACAGCGCGATCCCCACGCGGCCGCCGCCCTTGTGACAGGCCCGCGCGGCTTTCAGGAAAGCCTCCTTGCCCTTGTCCTTGTCGAACAGATACCCCTCGAGGAACACGATCCCGCTGTCGGCCATGACGCGTTCGTCCACGTCATCGGGCCCGACCTCGGCCGAAATGCCCAGATAGGTGTTCATCGACCGCTCGCCGTCCGGCGTGACGAAGATCATCGACCGCGAGGTCGGCAGTTCGCCCCCGGTGACGGGCGGGTTCACAAAGGCGGTGCCGGCGCGTTCGGTGTCCTGCGCAAAGAACCGCCCCAGGCTGTCGTCGCGCACGCGCCCCACCAGCGCCGTCTTCAGCCCCAGTGCGCCGATGCCCGCGATCGTGTTGCACACCGACCCGCCCGAGGCCTCTTGCCGGTCCTTCATCGCGCCATAAAGCGTTTCGGCGCGCTCGCGTTCGATCAGCTGCATGATGCCCTTGTGGATGCCCATGTGATCCAGGAAATGGTCGTTCACGGTGCTGATGACATCGACGATGGCGTTGCCGATCCCGGCGACTTGGTAGCGTTTCACAGGGTTTTCTCCTCAAAGGGGCAAAGGTCGCGGATCAGGCAGTCCCCGCATCGGGGCTTGCGTGCGACACAGATATAACGGCCGTGCAGGATCAGCCAGTGATGGGCATGGCGCTGGAATTCGGCGGGGACGTTATCCTCGATCGCGCGTTCGACCGCCTCGACCGTCTTGCCGGGGGCGATGCCGGTGCGATTGCCGACGCGGAAAATATGCGTGTCCACCGCTTGCGCGGGCAAGCCCCACCACATGTTCAGCACCACGTTCGCGGTCTTGCGCCCCACGCCGGGCAGCGACTGAAGCGCGGCGCGCGACGAGGGCACCTGCCCGCCATACCGATCGACCAGGATCCGGCTCAGCTGGATGACATTCCTGGCCTTGTTGCGGAACAGGCCGATCGTCTTGATATGTTCGATCAGCCCGTCTTCGCCCAGCGCCAGCATCTTTTCGGGCGTATCGGCCACCGGCCACAGCCCGCGCGTGGCCTTGTTCACGCCCGCGTCGGTCGCCTGCGCCGACAGCGCCACGGCGACCAGCAGGGTGTAGACATTCACATGCTCCAGCTCGCCCCTGGGTTCGGCCTCGGCGGC includes the following:
- a CDS encoding adenosine kinase; translated protein: MKRYQVAGIGNAIVDVISTVNDHFLDHMGIHKGIMQLIERERAETLYGAMKDRQEASGGSVCNTIAGIGALGLKTALVGRVRDDSLGRFFAQDTERAGTAFVNPPVTGGELPTSRSMIFVTPDGERSMNTYLGISAEVGPDDVDERVMADSGIVFLEGYLFDKDKGKEAFLKAARACHKGGGRVGIALSDPFCVDRHRADFRRLVAEDMDYVIGNEKELTSLYEENDLDDALARAAQECGIVVCTRSGDPVVLIQNGRRVEAPVRSVTPVDATGAGDQFAAGFLYGLATGQSLETCGRMGNIAAAEVIGHIGARPRADVLALFRAEGLL
- the nth gene encoding endonuclease III — its product is MTAQLDFLTLREIFSRFQAAEAEPRGELEHVNVYTLLVAVALSAQATDAGVNKATRGLWPVADTPEKMLALGEDGLIEHIKTIGLFRNKARNVIQLSRILVDRYGGQVPSSRAALQSLPGVGRKTANVVLNMWWGLPAQAVDTHIFRVGNRTGIAPGKTVEAVERAIEDNVPAEFQRHAHHWLILHGRYICVARKPRCGDCLIRDLCPFEEKTL